One part of the Paraglaciecola sp. L3A3 genome encodes these proteins:
- the dnaK gene encoding molecular chaperone DnaK: protein MTKIIGIDLGTTNSCVAVMEGGKAKIIENAEGNRTTPSIVAYANNETLVGQPAKRQAVTNSQNTLFAIKRLIGRKFDDKEVQKDIKLAPYKIVKADNGDAWVEINGKALSPQEVSAQILRKLKKDAEAYLGETVTDAVITVPAYFNDSQRQATKDAGKIAGLNVKRIINEPTAAALAYGVDKNSKADQKVVVYDLGGGTFDVSIIEISNVDGEKQFEVLATNGDTFLGGEDFDLRLINYLADEFKKDSGIDVQQDSLALQRIKEAAEKAKIELSSALQTEVNLPYITADASGPKHLNVKVTRAKLESLVDDLIKNTIAPCEQALKDAGLSRSDISEVILVGGQTRMPKVQEAVKGFFNKEPRKDVNPDEAVAIGATIQSGVLSGAVDDVLLLDVTPLSLGIETLGGVMTKLIEKNTTIPTRASETFATAEDNQAAVTVHVLQGQREMATDNKSLGQFNLTDIQQGPRGSVQVEVTFDIDANGILNVSAKDKATGKEQSIKITASSGLTEDEINRLVKDGEMHATEDKQKRELVEQRNQADQLIHTVQTSMASLAEEQQTELKTLIEQLKMAVNGEDKAAIEMRQTALQEAYSKVMQAEQSQQQAQSQAGQQQADQAKNSANDDVIDADFEDVSNG from the coding sequence ATGACTAAGATTATTGGAATTGATTTAGGTACAACAAACTCATGTGTAGCAGTTATGGAAGGCGGCAAAGCAAAAATTATTGAAAATGCCGAAGGCAACCGTACCACTCCTTCTATTGTGGCTTATGCAAACAATGAAACTCTAGTAGGCCAACCCGCTAAAAGACAAGCGGTAACCAACTCACAAAATACTTTATTTGCCATTAAACGCCTTATAGGCCGTAAGTTTGACGATAAAGAAGTACAAAAAGATATTAAATTAGCGCCCTATAAAATTGTCAAAGCGGATAACGGTGATGCTTGGGTGGAAATAAATGGTAAAGCCTTATCACCACAAGAAGTATCGGCACAGATTTTACGTAAATTGAAAAAAGATGCCGAAGCTTATTTGGGTGAAACAGTAACAGATGCGGTCATTACTGTACCTGCATACTTTAATGATTCACAACGCCAAGCCACTAAAGACGCAGGTAAAATTGCCGGCTTGAATGTTAAGCGCATAATCAATGAACCCACAGCTGCGGCACTGGCTTATGGTGTAGATAAAAATAGTAAGGCCGATCAAAAAGTCGTGGTTTACGATTTAGGTGGCGGTACATTTGATGTCTCGATAATTGAAATATCAAACGTAGATGGCGAAAAACAATTTGAAGTACTAGCGACCAACGGTGATACCTTTTTAGGTGGTGAAGACTTCGATTTACGCTTAATTAATTACCTTGCAGATGAATTTAAAAAAGACAGTGGTATTGACGTACAGCAAGATTCTTTAGCGTTACAACGTATTAAAGAAGCCGCTGAAAAAGCAAAAATCGAGTTGTCATCAGCACTACAAACTGAGGTGAACTTACCTTACATAACTGCTGATGCCAGTGGCCCTAAACACTTAAACGTCAAAGTAACCCGAGCGAAACTAGAGTCATTAGTGGATGATTTAATCAAAAATACTATCGCTCCATGTGAACAAGCACTAAAAGATGCGGGTTTAAGTAGAAGTGATATTAGCGAAGTGATTTTGGTGGGTGGTCAAACCCGTATGCCAAAAGTACAAGAAGCAGTTAAAGGGTTCTTCAATAAAGAACCTCGTAAAGATGTTAACCCAGATGAAGCGGTAGCCATAGGTGCCACCATACAATCAGGTGTATTGTCGGGAGCGGTTGATGATGTATTGTTACTTGATGTGACACCATTGTCTCTAGGTATTGAAACATTAGGCGGAGTCATGACTAAGCTTATTGAAAAAAATACCACCATACCCACACGTGCTTCAGAAACCTTTGCAACAGCAGAGGATAATCAAGCAGCCGTGACAGTACATGTGTTGCAGGGGCAGCGTGAAATGGCAACTGACAATAAATCTTTAGGACAATTTAACTTAACCGATATTCAGCAAGGACCAAGAGGTTCGGTACAAGTTGAAGTCACCTTTGACATTGATGCAAATGGTATTCTAAATGTATCAGCCAAAGATAAAGCAACGGGCAAGGAGCAAAGCATTAAAATTACTGCTTCAAGTGGTTTAACTGAAGATGAAATTAACCGCTTAGTGAAAGATGGTGAAATGCACGCCACTGAAGACAAACAAAAACGTGAGCTAGTTGAGCAACGTAACCAGGCCGATCAGTTAATTCATACGGTTCAAACCTCGATGGCAAGCCTAGCCGAGGAGCAACAAACAGAGCTTAAGACATTAATTGAGCAACTAAAAATGGCCGTTAATGGAGAAGACAAAGCGGCGATTGAAATGCGTCAAACTGCATTACAAGAAGCTTACAGTAAAGTAATGCAAGCAGAACAATCGCAGCAACAAGCGCAATCTCAAGCTGGTCAACAGCAAGCAGACCAAGCAAAAAATAGCGCCAACGACGATGTGATTGATGCTGATTTTGAAGATGTCAGTAACGGGTAA
- a CDS encoding Crp/Fnr family transcriptional regulator encodes MQKNTPQLPHKASPVLVKQANIFADLPAKLIEDFQQEFQLNEWHKGDYFNSALLNERFFVVLEGQVEIKQTNPETGREATLDMLYAGDCFDLIVLLDNQPHDVIVSPLTTVRLLSVKLDTMRQWLWNYPTFNQQFMPYLAQKMREKEELASSLVLHNVTTRLSRIILKHINKVKFFITGKEDEQQHIVNGLNDDTLARMSGTVRQIVNKQLQQWKQDGTLDKKRNQLIINDLSALEEEAKYPQGLSKRHK; translated from the coding sequence ATGCAAAAGAACACGCCACAGCTCCCTCATAAAGCCAGTCCGGTATTAGTTAAACAAGCTAATATTTTTGCGGATTTACCGGCAAAGTTAATTGAAGATTTTCAACAAGAATTTCAACTTAACGAATGGCACAAAGGTGACTACTTTAATTCGGCTTTATTGAATGAGCGTTTTTTTGTGGTGCTAGAAGGGCAAGTAGAAATTAAACAAACTAACCCTGAAACAGGTAGAGAAGCTACCTTGGATATGCTCTATGCCGGTGACTGTTTTGACTTAATTGTACTGTTAGATAATCAACCTCACGATGTCATTGTATCGCCCTTAACCACAGTGAGATTATTGTCAGTTAAACTTGATACTATGCGCCAGTGGTTGTGGAACTACCCAACTTTTAATCAACAATTTATGCCTTATTTAGCGCAAAAAATGCGTGAAAAAGAAGAGCTAGCCAGTAGTTTAGTCCTGCACAATGTTACCACCCGCCTGAGCCGTATTATTTTAAAGCACATTAATAAAGTTAAGTTTTTTATCACAGGTAAAGAAGACGAACAGCAACATATAGTTAATGGTTTAAATGATGACACCCTCGCGCGAATGTCAGGCACTGTGCGGCAAATAGTGAATAAGCAATTACAGCAGTGGAAACAAGACGGCACCCTAGATAAAAAACGCAATCAATTGATTATTAATGATTTGTCAGCTTTAGAAGAAGAAGCGAAATACCCGCAAGGTTTGTCCAAGCGTCATAAATAA
- a CDS encoding MFS transporter: protein MRSILVSIMALFFSIFLLLLGNGLLSTLLILRGVAEGFSDKFLGILTSAYFLGAFVATLIASKMIMRMGHIRCFTFCTALLGCCVLAYALFISPYAWLAIRFVTGFGIFAMYTVVESWLNGQTQDAYRSRVFSIYTLINLLAIAASQQLLLIDSASSYTLFIVASLLVTAAIMPISWTRLQQPHVNLNMPSMSIFKVFGAAPVAVTGCLVSGLLMGPFWGLTPLFVSDLGYTEKELAAFISLSILGGALIQYPVGRWSDRMDRRRVILFTFILASLLALAMALCAKYYTVERGLITVLSAMFCGLTFAIYPISVVHLVDRINKDHLVAGSSCLLMIYGLGSFIGPAIAGVILEFMGASALPAYYLIILTISSAVLIMQLIRSRIVERPEDHESHYVAMVRTSQNVLSLHPESEEVLNEPEERRDERHNSQ, encoded by the coding sequence ATGCGTTCAATTCTAGTCTCCATCATGGCCTTATTTTTTAGTATATTCTTACTGTTATTAGGTAATGGTTTACTCAGTACATTATTGATTTTGCGTGGAGTCGCCGAAGGGTTTTCAGATAAATTTTTAGGCATTCTAACTTCAGCTTATTTTTTGGGCGCATTCGTTGCGACCTTAATAGCTTCAAAGATGATCATGCGGATGGGCCATATACGTTGCTTTACTTTCTGTACCGCTTTACTCGGTTGTTGCGTGTTAGCTTACGCTTTATTCATCTCCCCTTACGCTTGGCTGGCTATCCGCTTTGTAACCGGCTTTGGTATATTTGCTATGTATACGGTAGTCGAGAGTTGGCTAAATGGCCAGACCCAAGACGCTTATCGAAGCCGCGTTTTTTCTATCTACACTCTTATTAATTTATTAGCAATCGCCGCTTCCCAACAACTTTTACTGATCGACAGTGCATCAAGTTACACCCTTTTTATAGTAGCCAGTTTACTTGTTACAGCTGCGATTATGCCAATTTCTTGGACCCGACTGCAACAACCTCATGTAAATCTTAATATGCCATCAATGAGCATTTTTAAGGTATTTGGAGCGGCCCCAGTAGCAGTTACTGGCTGCTTAGTGTCGGGATTGCTGATGGGGCCTTTTTGGGGGCTAACACCTTTATTTGTCAGCGACTTGGGGTATACCGAAAAGGAGCTTGCTGCTTTTATCTCACTCTCTATTCTTGGCGGCGCTTTGATCCAATATCCTGTGGGTCGTTGGTCAGACCGAATGGATCGTCGGCGTGTCATATTATTTACTTTTATATTGGCTAGCCTGCTGGCACTCGCAATGGCTCTATGTGCCAAGTATTACACAGTAGAGCGCGGACTGATTACCGTATTATCAGCCATGTTCTGTGGATTGACATTCGCTATCTATCCTATTTCGGTGGTGCATTTGGTAGATCGAATCAACAAAGATCATCTAGTGGCAGGTTCTAGTTGTCTGTTAATGATCTATGGTTTGGGATCTTTTATTGGACCCGCCATTGCGGGGGTTATTCTAGAATTTATGGGTGCTAGCGCCCTGCCCGCTTATTATCTGATCATTTTAACAATATCCAGCGCGGTTCTCATCATGCAATTGATCCGTTCGCGCATAGTTGAAAGACCTGAAGACCATGAAAGTCACTATGTCGCTATGGTGCGCACTTCACAAAATGTTTTGTCCTTGCATCCTGAATCTGAAGAGGTGCTTAATGAGCCTGAAGAGCGTCGCGATGAAAGACATAACTCACAGTAA
- a CDS encoding peroxiredoxin-like family protein codes for MKSLKEQTDAKIAETRSVKPEFMQNIDELMVQAKVFQQGANAVAIGTQVPRFALPNQVGKSISLDNLLAKGPVVVTFYRGSWCPYCNLQLRALQARLADIHALGAELVAISPEVPDGSLNQDQIKALDFIVLSDQSAKVAEQFGVAWQVPEVLLEHMRVDRKLDLEVINNGNGNVLPIPATFVLNQEGIVTWRYVDVDYRTRSEPSDIIAALNAQ; via the coding sequence ATGAAAAGTTTAAAAGAACAAACAGACGCTAAAATTGCAGAAACACGAAGTGTGAAACCTGAGTTCATGCAAAACATTGATGAGCTAATGGTTCAAGCTAAAGTGTTTCAGCAAGGTGCTAATGCTGTTGCGATCGGCACACAAGTGCCAAGGTTTGCATTACCCAATCAAGTGGGTAAATCTATCTCGTTAGATAATTTATTAGCTAAAGGTCCGGTTGTTGTAACTTTTTATCGAGGTAGTTGGTGTCCGTACTGCAATCTGCAACTTAGAGCATTACAGGCACGCCTTGCCGATATTCATGCACTTGGTGCTGAGTTAGTGGCAATTAGTCCTGAAGTGCCTGATGGCTCTCTTAATCAAGATCAAATAAAGGCGCTAGATTTTATTGTGTTGTCTGATCAAAGTGCCAAAGTGGCGGAACAGTTTGGTGTGGCATGGCAAGTACCTGAGGTGCTTTTAGAGCATATGCGAGTGGATAGAAAGTTAGATCTTGAGGTTATTAATAACGGCAATGGTAATGTTTTACCTATTCCCGCTACCTTTGTGTTGAACCAAGAGGGCATAGTGACATGGCGCTATGTTGATGTTGATTATCGAACCCGTTCGGAGCCTAGTGATATAATTGCAGCCTTAAATGCACAATAA